The following are encoded together in the Thiobacillus sp. SCUT-2 genome:
- a CDS encoding glycosyltransferase family 4 protein, giving the protein MKVMIVTDAWSPQVNGVVRTLRTTRRELEAMGHAVDILSPQEFRTLPCPTYPDIRLSILAGAAVRRRIRDYAPDALHIATEGPLGLAARRHALRTGMPFTTAYHTRFPEYVRARTGIPLAWTYRFLRWFHAPARAVMAPTPTVKADLEAFGFDNVVLWTRGVDLDVFRMQPSHRLDTARPIFLYVGRVAVEKNVEAFLELDLPGSKWVVGDGPALAGLRARFPDAHYLGVLQQPELAEVYAAADVFVFPSRTDTFGLVLLEAMACGLPVAAYPVTGPLDVLGDSAAGAMRDDLREACLAALDIDRGTARAHAEQFSWRAATEQFVAHLHPVAAPEAAPAAA; this is encoded by the coding sequence ATGAAAGTGATGATCGTGACCGACGCCTGGTCGCCCCAGGTCAACGGCGTCGTCCGCACCCTGCGCACCACGCGCCGCGAACTCGAGGCGATGGGCCACGCGGTCGACATCCTGTCGCCGCAGGAATTCCGCACCCTGCCCTGCCCCACCTATCCCGACATCCGCCTCTCGATCCTCGCCGGCGCGGCGGTGCGCCGGCGCATCCGCGATTACGCGCCGGATGCGCTGCACATCGCCACCGAGGGGCCGCTCGGCTTGGCCGCGCGCCGCCATGCGCTGCGCACCGGGATGCCGTTCACCACCGCCTACCACACCCGTTTCCCCGAATACGTCAGGGCACGGACCGGCATCCCGCTGGCCTGGACCTATCGCTTCCTGCGCTGGTTCCACGCCCCCGCGCGGGCCGTCATGGCGCCCACGCCGACGGTCAAGGCCGACCTCGAGGCGTTCGGCTTCGACAACGTCGTGCTGTGGACCCGCGGCGTCGACCTCGACGTGTTCCGCATGCAGCCGTCGCATCGGCTCGACACCGCGCGACCGATCTTCCTCTACGTCGGCCGCGTCGCCGTCGAGAAGAACGTCGAGGCCTTCCTGGAGCTCGACCTGCCCGGCTCGAAATGGGTGGTCGGCGACGGCCCGGCGCTGGCCGGCCTGCGCGCCCGCTTTCCCGACGCGCACTACCTCGGCGTGCTGCAGCAGCCGGAACTGGCCGAGGTCTACGCCGCCGCCGACGTGTTCGTCTTCCCGAGCCGCACCGACACCTTCGGGCTGGTGCTGCTCGAGGCCATGGCCTGCGGCCTGCCCGTCGCCGCCTACCCGGTCACCGGCCCCCTCGACGTCCTCGGCGATTCCGCCGCCGGCGCGATGCGCGATGACCTGCGCGAGGCCTGCCTGGCCGCGCTCGACATCGACCGCGGCACCGCGCGCGCCCACGCCGAGCAGTTCTCCTGGCGCGCCGCCACCGAGCAATTCGTCGCGCACCTGCATCCGGTGGCTGCGCCGGAAGCCGCCCCGGCGGCCGCGTAA
- the htpG gene encoding molecular chaperone HtpG, with protein MSATTKETLGFQAEVKQLLQLMIHSLYSNKDIFLRELISNASDAADKLRFEGLSDSALFENDPDLKIRIAFDREARTLTISDNGIGMSRQEVIDHIGTIAKSGTREFFSQLSGDQKKDAALIGQFGVGFYSAFIVADRVTLTTRRAGLTSEHGVRWESAGAGDYTLETVEKPARGTEIVLHLREGEDEFLSDWKIKSVIRTYSDHITLPIVMKKTEWKDGVEVPTDEDETVNKASALWARAKKDVTEDEYKEFYKHVAHDFEPPLAWSHNRVEGKQEYISLLYVPSHAPFDLWDREKRHGIKLYVRRVFIMDDAEQLMPQYLRFVRGVIDSSDLPLNVSREILQSSRDIDAIKNGSVKKVLGMLEDMADNQPEQYATFWKAFGKVLKEGPGEDHANREKIAALLRFASTHTDTDAQVVSLKDYVGRMKEGQSAIYYITADSFAAAQHSPHLEIFRKKGIEVLLLSDRVDEWLTGNLAEFEGKPLKSVAKGGLDLGELEDEAEKTAQKEAEESMKPLVERIKTTLGERVKDVRVTHRLTDSPACLVTGEGDMSANLERLLKAAGQAAPTVKPTLEINPAHALVTRLNSESDEDRFKDWANLLFEQALLAEGGQLDDPASFVRRLNGLLAMLPS; from the coding sequence ATGTCCGCCACCACCAAAGAAACCCTGGGCTTCCAGGCCGAAGTCAAACAGCTGCTGCAGCTGATGATCCATTCCTTGTATTCCAACAAGGACATTTTCCTGCGCGAACTCATTTCCAACGCCTCCGACGCCGCCGACAAGCTGCGCTTCGAAGGGCTGTCGGATTCCGCGCTGTTCGAGAACGACCCCGACCTCAAGATCCGCATCGCCTTCGACCGCGAGGCGCGCACGCTGACGATCAGCGACAACGGCATCGGCATGAGCCGGCAGGAGGTCATCGACCACATCGGCACGATTGCAAAATCCGGCACCCGCGAATTCTTCAGCCAGCTGTCCGGCGACCAGAAGAAGGACGCCGCGCTGATCGGCCAGTTCGGTGTCGGCTTCTACTCCGCCTTCATCGTCGCCGACCGCGTCACGCTCACCACCCGCCGCGCCGGCCTCACTTCCGAGCACGGCGTGCGCTGGGAATCCGCTGGCGCCGGCGACTACACGCTGGAAACCGTCGAGAAGCCCGCGCGCGGCACCGAGATCGTGCTGCATCTGCGAGAAGGCGAGGACGAGTTCCTCTCCGACTGGAAGATCAAGTCGGTCATCCGCACCTATTCCGACCACATCACGCTGCCGATCGTGATGAAGAAGACGGAATGGAAGGACGGCGTCGAAGTCCCCACCGACGAGGACGAGACCGTCAACAAGGCCTCCGCGCTGTGGGCGCGCGCCAAGAAGGACGTGACCGAGGACGAGTACAAGGAGTTCTACAAGCACGTCGCCCACGACTTCGAGCCGCCGCTCGCCTGGTCGCACAACCGCGTCGAGGGCAAGCAGGAATACATCTCGCTGCTTTATGTCCCGTCGCACGCGCCGTTCGACCTGTGGGACCGCGAGAAGCGGCATGGCATCAAGCTGTACGTGCGCCGCGTCTTCATCATGGACGACGCCGAGCAGCTGATGCCGCAATACCTGCGCTTCGTCCGCGGCGTCATCGACTCGTCTGACCTGCCGCTCAACGTCTCGCGCGAGATCCTGCAGTCGAGCCGCGACATCGACGCCATCAAGAATGGCTCGGTGAAGAAGGTGCTGGGCATGCTCGAAGACATGGCCGACAACCAGCCCGAGCAGTACGCCACGTTCTGGAAGGCCTTCGGCAAGGTGCTGAAGGAAGGCCCGGGCGAGGACCATGCCAACCGCGAGAAGATCGCCGCCCTGCTCCGCTTCGCCTCCACCCACACCGACACGGATGCCCAGGTCGTCTCGCTCAAGGACTACGTCGGCCGCATGAAGGAAGGCCAGAGCGCGATCTACTACATCACCGCCGACAGCTTCGCCGCCGCTCAGCACAGCCCGCACCTCGAAATCTTCCGCAAGAAAGGCATCGAGGTCCTGCTGCTGTCCGACCGCGTCGACGAATGGCTGACCGGCAACCTCGCCGAGTTCGAAGGCAAACCGCTGAAGTCCGTCGCCAAGGGCGGCCTCGATCTGGGCGAACTCGAAGACGAAGCCGAAAAGACCGCGCAGAAGGAAGCCGAGGAGTCGATGAAGCCCCTGGTCGAGCGCATCAAGACCACGCTCGGCGAGCGCGTCAAGGACGTCCGCGTCACCCACCGCCTCACCGACTCGCCCGCCTGCCTCGTCACCGGCGAAGGCGACATGAGCGCCAACCTCGAACGCCTGCTCAAGGCCGCCGGCCAGGCCGCGCCCACCGTCAAGCCCACGCTGGAGATCAACCCTGCCCATGCCCTGGTCACACGCCTCAACAGCGAATCCGACGAAGATCGCTTCAAAGACTGGGCGAATCTGCTGTTCGAGCAGGCGCTGCTGGCAGAAGGCGGTCAGCTCGACGATCCGGCGAGCTTCGTGCGGCGGTTGAATGGGTTGCTGGCGATGTTGCCGAGTTGA
- a CDS encoding SAM-dependent methyltransferase, which produces MDIPRIFNVTESAHRIHNPFTPEKLATLGAALRLETGTRVLDLGSGSGEMLCTWARDHGVVGTGIDLSQLFTEQAKRRAEELGVADQVAFIHGDATGYVSDQKAGVAACVGASWIGGGVAGTIALLAQSLGPGGIILIGEPYWRQMPPTEDVARGCLAGSISDFLGLPELLASFGGLGYDVVEMVLADQDSWDRYEAAKWLTMRRWLEANPDDELAKEVRAQLTSEPARYAAYTREYLGWGAFALMAR; this is translated from the coding sequence GTGGACATCCCTCGAATATTCAACGTCACCGAAAGCGCGCACCGCATCCACAACCCGTTCACGCCCGAAAAGCTCGCCACGCTCGGCGCGGCGCTGCGTCTGGAAACGGGGACCCGGGTGCTCGACCTCGGCAGCGGTTCGGGCGAGATGCTGTGCACCTGGGCACGCGATCACGGCGTCGTCGGCACCGGCATCGACCTGAGCCAGCTGTTCACCGAACAGGCGAAACGCCGGGCTGAAGAACTCGGTGTCGCCGACCAGGTCGCGTTCATCCACGGCGATGCGACGGGCTACGTCTCCGACCAGAAGGCCGGGGTGGCTGCCTGTGTCGGCGCCTCGTGGATCGGTGGAGGTGTCGCGGGCACGATCGCGCTTCTGGCGCAGAGCCTTGGCCCGGGAGGGATCATCCTCATCGGCGAGCCCTACTGGCGGCAGATGCCGCCGACGGAAGACGTTGCCAGGGGGTGCCTTGCCGGCTCGATCTCCGACTTCCTCGGGCTTCCGGAACTGCTCGCGTCTTTCGGCGGCCTCGGCTACGACGTGGTGGAAATGGTTCTGGCAGACCAGGACAGCTGGGACCGGTACGAGGCGGCCAAGTGGCTGACCATGCGCCGATGGCTCGAAGCCAACCCCGACGACGAATTGGCGAAAGAGGTGCGAGCCCAGCTGACGTCGGAGCCCGCGCGCTATGCCGCCTACACGCGTGAATACCTGGGCTGGGGCGCGTTCGCGCTGATGGCGCGGTGA